The Pseudoalteromonas tunicata genome segment TCGCCATAAAAATCATCCCCTAAAATTGGATGACCCAAATGCAACATATGCACCCGTAACTGATGAGTGCGGCCTGTTTCAAGGGTTAACTCAACTAAACTGCTATCAGGTCGTTGCTCTAATACCTTATAATGGCTAATTGCCGATTTACCTAGCGGACTTACTTTTTGATACGGGGGATTTTCTTTATCTGCCATTAAAAGAGCTAAAATAGTGCCATTAGGCTCTGCTAAATGTCCTGCAACTTCAGCAATATAAACCTTTTTATTTTGTCGGTCTTGAAACTGAGTTTTAAGATGAGATTCCGCTTTTTTAGAGCGAGCAAACACCATAATGCCTGAAGTGGCACAATCGAGCCGATGAACTAATAAGGTTTCGGGATACGCTTGTTGAAGCCGTGTTAAAGCGCAATCAAAAGTATGTGCAGCACGTCCAGGATTTGATAGTAATCCCGATTGCTTATCAATCACGATGATATCTTTATCTACATGGACAATATTAAGCCAAGGCTCTATGGGTGGGTGATACTCAAAAATTTGCATAAACGCTCCTATTACGGCGCATTTTAACAAACCTTGCTGTTTTTTGGCAGTAACAGGACGTAATTAACCTGAAATTGAGAGCAATTAAAGAGCCTAAAAATAGGCTCTTGTAGTAACGGGCTAATTTAGTTATTTAATCCGTAAACGCTCTGCTAAACGATAAATGGCAGGCAAGACTAATAACGTCAGCAAGGTTGAGCTCACAATACCGCCAATAACGACTGTTGCTAAAGGGCGCTGAATTTCTGCGCCGGTCCCAATATTAAAGGCCATCGGAATAAACCCTAAGCTTGCAACTAAAGCCGTCATCAGCACAGGTCGCAAACGTGACATCGCCCCCGACATGATTGCTTCATCTAAGGATTGCCCCTGATATTGCAATTGACGAATAAAGCTCACCATCACAATGCCATTGAGTACCGCAATACCACATAATGCGATAAAACCAACCGCTGCAGAAATAGAAATTGGCATATCACGAAGTAACAATGCAAACACGCCACCACATAACGCAAAAGGCACACCACTAAACACCACTAAAGTATCACGCCAATTATTTAATGCGCTGTAAAGCATGAGCAAAATTAATAATAACGTCAGTGGAACGACCAGAGTTAAGCGCGCCGTAGCCGATTGCAGTTGCTTAAACGTGCCACCATAATCAAGCCAATAACCGGGTGGTAACGAAACTGCGGCCATTTTTTGTTGAATGTCACTTATTACAGATCCTAAATCTCGTCCACTGACATTGGCCGTGATCACGACATTGCGTTTGCCACTTTCCCTATTAATCTGATTAGGCCCAATTTGCTCAGTCAAACTCGCCACCTCAGCCAAAGGCAAAAATTGTAATTCTGCATGCCCTTCTTGTGCCAGTGCGATTGGAATACGGCCCAGAGCTTCTATATTGCTTCTTTGATTTTCAGGTAATCTTACAACTAAATTAAATCGCTTATCTCCCTCAAATATAACGCCAACCTGTTGACCACCTACGGCATTTTGTAAAACCTGCTGCATAGTCGCCACATCCATTCCAGCCAGCGCCAGATGCTCAGCTTTAGGCGTGATTGAAATAACAGGTAAACCAGCGGCCTGCTCCATCGCAACATCTTTTGTACCAGCAACACTCTCTAATACCTTTGTCAGCTGCTTACCAACTTGCTGTAATGTTTCTAAGTCATCACCATACACTCGTACCGCAATATCACTTCTCACCCCCGCTATTAGTTCGTTAAACCGCATTTCAATTGGCTGAGTAAACTCATAATTATTACCCGGCAGAGGGGTTACTTTTTCACGGATCTGGTTCACCAACTGCTCGCGGGTAAGAGTAGGGTCTGGCCATTGCGCTCTTGGTTTTAAAATAATAAAGGTATCAGCAACATTTGGCGGCATGGGGTCGGTTGCAACCTCAGGCGTGCCAATTTTTGAAAACACCCGCAATACTTGAGGAAGGGTTATAATTTCTTGCTCAATCAATTGCTGCATTGCAACAGATTGGCTCAAGCTGGTGCCCACAATTCGCATGGCATGCATTGCCACATCACCTTCATCAAGCTTAGGTAAAAATTCAGAGCCCATTTGTTTTGCTTGCCAAAACGCACTTATCAGTACTACTAAAGCAAGTATCATCACCACCAAAGGTAAGCGTAATGCCGTACTTAATAAAGGCCGGTACATGCTACGTAGCAAAACCATCAGTTTATTTTCATGCTCGCTGATAGGCCCCTTAACAAACAAAGCAATAGCTGCAGGTACAAACGTCATTGCAAGGACAAGCGCACCAAAAAGTGCTGCAATAACGGTAAATGCCATTGGTTGAAACATTTTTCCTTCAACACCATCCAGTGCAAAAATTGGCACATAGACCAGCATAATAATCCCCACACCAAATAGCGCAGGTGTCATTACCGCTTTAGTGGCAGCAAACACAATTGCAAGGCGCTCTCCTAAATCTAATAATCGACCTCGTTGCTGCTGAGCGATCCCCAGTTGGCGCAAACAGTTTTCAACCACAATTACCGAACCATCCACAATCAAGCCAAAATCAATTGCACCTAAACTCATTAAGTTACCACTCATATTATTTGCTGCCATGCCTGTAAGGGCAAACAGCATACTGAGCGGGATCACTAATGCCGTGATTATTGCTGCGCGTATATTGCCTAAAAACAACAACAGAACAATCACCACCAGCAACGCACCTTCAAACAAATTGGTGCGAACCGTGGCAATCGTTTTATCCACCAAGGTGGTACGATTGTAATTAACCTGCGCCAGCACTCCGGTTGGCAATCGACTGTTAATCGCGGTTAATTGCTTAGCAACATCAATTGCGACCGTACGACTGTTCTCACCTAACAACATCATGACTGTACCAAGTACCACCTCTTGACCATTTTGTGTCGCGGCACCGGTGCGTAACTGCTTAGCAATAATGACATCGGCCACATCTTTAATACGAATGAGTGCACTGTCTTTTGATGCGATCACTAGGTTTTCGATGTCTTGAATATCACCCAATTGGCCAACTGAACGGATTAACCATTGCTCACCATTTTGCTCAATAAACCCAGCACCAACATTGTTATTGTTACGCTCAAGCACCTTTGCCAACTGCTCAAAGGTCAATTTCATCGCCAATAATTTAAACGGATCGGGGATAACCTGATATTCACGCACAAAACCACCTATGGTATTGATTTCAGTGACACCTACCACTTTTAACAATTGCGGTTTGATCACCCAATCTTGTAAGGTTCTTAAATCTTCAGCGTTATAGAAGCTGCCATCGGGTTTTTGTGCATTTGGCAATGCGGTGACTGAATACGAAAATATTTCACCCAAGCCTGACACTATCGGGCCCATTTGTGGCTCAATGCCCACAGGAAGCTCGGCTCGTGCCAGCTGTAAACGCTCAGAGACTAATTGCCGCGCCCAATAAATATCGGTTCCTTCTTTAAAAATCACCGTCACTTGCGATAAACCAAAGCGCGATAAAGAACGGGTATAAGCCAATTGTGGTAAACCAGCCATAGCCGTTTCAATGGCATAAGTGATACGTTGTTCGGTTTCAAGTGGCGAGAAACCATCACTCACCGTATTAATTTGCACTTGCACATTCGTAATATCGGGCACTGCATCTACGGGTAATTTTGTCGCTTGCCAAAGTGCAAACAGACCAAGCAGCAAGGTCAAAAACATAACTCGCCACGGCTTTGCTAAAGAGGCTTTTAAGAGCGTATCTATCATGGTTTTCTCCTAGTGTGCATGATTAGCGCTGGCCTTCATCAGGTCTGCTTTTAAAACAAAACTATTGTCACTGGCATAACGCTCCCCCGCCACAAGACCCGAGATAATCTCAACATAGGTATCATCGGCCTGACCTAATTGCACAGGCTTGACAATAAAGGCATTATCTTGGCGCACAAAGACCACTAATTGATTTTCAAATTGCTGTAATGCTGTTTTGGCGACTACAACCTTTACTTGACGATTTGATACCGTGACATCGGCTTTAACATGGGCACCTGGGCGCCAAAAACCCATGTTATTGGGTAATACCGCTTGAGCTTGCGCGATATGCTGCGTATTCATCCGAGCTGAGAGATAGCTGATTTGTGTAAGTGTGGCATTGTGGTCGTGTAAATCGCGCACTTGCACCGTTTGACCTAAGGCTAATTGCTCTAAATCAGCACTAAAAGCAGACATTTGTAGCCTAACGGTCGATAAATCGGTAATTTCGAACAAGGGTTGTTCGGTGATGCGCTCTCCTAAGCGCACATATTTGTGGCTAATTTCACCGCTTGCAGGTGCAACAACATCGTAACTATTTAAACTGGCAGTATTATGAATAGTTGCCAGCACTTGGCCTTTAACCACCAAGTCTCCAACTTTCACTTTAAGAGATTCAACTAAACCACTATAAGGTGCACTCACTAAAAATTGCTGTTCGGGAATAGCGGTAATTTCACCAAAAAGTTGCAAGGTGTGCTTAATGGTTTCTGGAGCTGCATGCTTTATGCCTATCCCCGCTTTTTGTACAATCTCATCGCTCATGACAATCCGTTCATCATGATCATCCAAAGACTCATCTGTGTGCTGCGAGTCTTGATTGTCAAAAGTCTCATGCTGGTGAGAGTCTTGATTGTCAAAAGTCTCATGCTGGTGAGAGTCTTTAGAGGCAAAGTTAATAATGTTACTGCCCTCTGCATTGCCCACAACAAACGTCAACACCATTAAAAACAACATGATACTGTTAAAAAATAAGCGCGCTTTTATCCATAATGATTTCATAGTCCAGCTCCCAAAGAGTCAAAAATAGAAAACGGCATGAATAAGAAATCACTGCTGATGGTGTTTAAAACTACCAATAAATCAGATGAAAATGCCTTAGCCTGTAAGGTAAAAACTGACCAATTGTGGCTAAAAACGGTGGCCAAACACATGTCTGCAGGCAGCATTAGGCCGGCAAATGAAAATGTCATAGTCATAACTATGCTCCAATAAAATTAATTTAAAGAGTAATTTAAGGTTTTGTTTAAATTGAATTTTATTTAAGCGTTTGGCGGTGGTACGGGTGGGCTATAGCTAATAGGCAACCATGAAAAAGCATTGCTGATAATGGCGGTATCTAAAATTGGTGAAGCCGCAAAATGATAAAGATTGGTAACGTAACAGGTAACATGAGCGTGAGGAGAATGATGTTCATCGTCACTTTCATCCTCATGGGGATAGTCTAGGGCATGGCCTTGATGATGTTCAGCATGCGCAACAATGTCATGACCTGTATTAGCATCTAACATCGACAAAGAGTGATTTTCAGCAGGCAAATGCATAACCGTACTCTCACACGCAAAAGCAGCATGTGTCAGCATCACTATGGTTAATAACAGAAGTCTGATAAAAAATTTAGGCATAGGTGTCTCAAATTAAGAACCAACATCATAATATACTAAGCAGGCATTACTCAATCTAAAATCACTGTCATGACTGATTTACTCTTTTGTTAAGGAAAAATATCAAGAACTTTGAATACGTATTAACTCAATGCAGAAATAGCGGCTTTAAGGTTAGCTAAATCAAAAGGCTTATGAATATGATAATTTGCACCACATTGATATGCACGATGAATCTCACTTTGGGCAGTATTGGCGGTCACAACAATAATAGGGGTCGACAGCTTTAGCGTATTTCGAATTTCAGTTGTAGTTTCAAACCCATCTAATATCGGCATATTTAAATCCATAAAAATAACATCAAATGATGTGTGATTAAGCACATCAAGTGCTGCTTGACCATTGGCTACAATCTGGCTTTCAATCGCTAACTTTTGTAGTGATTGCGATAAAACCAAGGCATTAAGTGGATTATCTTCAACGATTAAACAAGACGTAATAACTATAGGTAATACTGCTCGCGTCACTAATGTCATTGGCACCGCAAGCTGCAATTGAGCGCCATGCAGGCTGTTGGCTACTAAAGTTATGGTTGCTGACATTGCAGCTAACATATACTGCACTCGTTCGAGTCCTGTTTGCATTCCTTGGAAATGAGTGTTGTAGTTTTTTTGATCCGCCTCAATTAGATAAGGAAAACCATCAACAAAACCATCACCTGTATCACTAATCAGTACACTGAGCACACTATCATTTGATACTTGCCACTTTGCAGTGAAAGTAATCGCGCCAGTTGAGGTAAATTTGACCGCGTTAGTCAAAAGCTCGATGGCTATCTGAGCCAAAGCGTGATGGTCACAATAAACCGACACATCTAGCTCAGAGGCTATTGATTCATGCCATGCTAAGTGCAACTCTTCACATTGGGCTTTAAAAGGCGCAATCGCTGTAGTGAGCGTAGCCTTTAAATTACTCACTTTAGGGTCTAGCTGCCATTGCCCTCTTTGTAAGGTTTGAAGCTTGGTTAAATCATCAACCAAAGAGATTATTTTTAAGGTGCTTTTTTTTGCTTGCTGCAAAGCACTATTATTAGAGTCTTTAGCCAGTGATTCATCGATAGCTGCCATAACAACTTGTAATGGCGTACGGAATTCATGACTCGCTCTGGCAATAAAACGCTCTTTTAATTGATAACTTTGCTTTAGCTGGCTTTTTTGGAGCTCAACTTTTTCAATTGATTCAATCACTAGCTTTTCCATAGGTTGAAAAATAAATTTCAATTCAATTAAAAGCAAAAGTAACGTGATAGACCAAAATACAACTTCAATACGTGAAATTAAATTTACTTTATCTACCGCAGCACGCTCAAAGAGCGCTACAGCTTGATTTAACTGTTGCAGCAAAAGCGAAAGTTGAACTAGATCCAACATGTCTGTTTGAGCAAGAGATGTATTGCTGCGTGCTAAAATCGTTTCAACTTCTTGACTAAAAAGAGCCACTTTTTCATCAAGTAAAACAGGTGGTTTAAAGTATATACTAATCAATTGTGGGTTTAAGTAGTGATAATGACCCGCATTATTTTTAGCGGTAAGAAAGTGATGATTTTCAACAAATGTGGTTAAAGAATCACGTAATCGTTGTTGTTGTGATGCGATATCAATCAGATTGGCTGGATTATTTAAGCTATTGATTAAGATATTTGCTTCGAGCGCAATTTTTTGCGAAAGCATTCGTTGCTTACCAGCAATATTAATGATTTTGCTATCGGTTTTTTGAATTGATAATAAATATTGTATCAATACACCAGAACAACTGACGAGTATAGCAATCGCAATCAGCGCCCACCGATACCTCATTCTAATAGCATAAATAATGTTAAACATAGACATCCCATTCTTTCGTCAAATAAGTTTAGCCCAAAAATAAAAAGTGAATATTAAACAAACACTTATTTCTCGTATCGCAACAAAATGATCAGCCAGAAACTAATGCAAAGCCAAAAAAACCGCATTTAAGCCAACTAAATACCGCTAACAAATAAACTCAAAAATAAAAATTCTCACCACTGAGCTATAAAATGATTAAAAATCAATAACAAATCCCTTACACTTACCAGCACAAAGAGCAATTACGCTTAACGTTTTGTAACTTAAAAAGGTGAGATGATGTACCAAGGAAGCTGTTTATGCGGGTCAATTACATTAACAATTACAGGCACAATTTCAGATATTATTCATTGTCATTGCTCTTTATGTCGAAAATCGACTGGCTCTGCTTTTGCGACAAATGGCTTTGTGCAAACCAATGATTTAGTGATCACCAAAGGTCAAGACATGCTGCAATCTTTTGAGTTGCGCCCTGGTAAAAAGCGCCATTTTTGCCGCCAATGTGCTTCCCCCATTTTTAGCGATAATGCAGCCGAACCAACACGAGTTCGCTTACGTTTAGGCATTTTAGATTCTGCAATTACTGAAAAACCGATTTCACATAACTTTGTCAGTTCCAAAGCAAACTGGGACAGCCTAGATTGCACATTACCTCACTACGATGGTCACGAGCCATCACGCTCAGTGGCTAAATAACCTAAACTATAGGCTGCAACTCACTCCTCATTGTTGGGGGGATTCAATTAACTCAATTTAAAACGCGCCACCGAACTTGTTAACGTATTAGCCAATTGGCTTGTTGACTGAGCGTGTTTGCTGTTGAGTTCTGCAACTTGCAAGTTCTCGTTAGTTTGATCACAAAGCAGGCTTAAATTCTGACTAATATCGGCAGCCACTTTACTTTGTTCATCTGTGGCTTCAGCGGTTTGTGAAGCGGTTGTTGCAAGTCGATGCGACGCGGCACTAATTTTATCTAATGCATTAAGGGTTTGCTTCGAAAGCTCAACACTTGTTTGAGTCGCTTCATTGCCTTTAGCAATTGAACTCACCGCTTCTTCAACTCCCTGCTGCAGCGTTTCAATCATCGTTTGAATACTTTGTGTTGATTGCTGGGTTTTACTTGCAAGGCTTCTAACCTCATCAGCGACGACCGCAAAACCACGGCCTTGCTCACCAGCTCGAGCCGCTTCTATTGCGGCATTTAGCGCTAAAAGATTTGTTTGTTCAGCAATCCCCCGAATCACATCAAGTACGGATGAAATGTCTTTAGAGTTTTCGGATAGTTTTGAAATTACGGATGCAGCCTGATTTACTGTTTGCGATAAACCTGCAATTTCAGTCACTGCGGTGCGGGTAATCTCACTTCCTTCACTTGTCAGCTGGTTCACTTGAGAGAGCTCGTCTGAAGTTTGCTGAGCATTTTGCGCCACACCAGCAATTGCATCACTCAATTCATTGACGGCAAAGACAATTGTCTCAACCGATTTTAGTTGCCCGCAGCTGGTTTTTTGAATTTGTTGTGCTCCGAGTGTAACTTCGCCAATACCTTGCACCACTTGATTTGATTGCCCGACGATGGATTGAATGAGTGAGGCAAGCCCCTCAATTAACTGATCAAATTCATGGGCTAAATCGCCAATTTCATCTTTTCGTTTTGAGTTAATCCGTTTCGTTAAATCCCCATCACCATTATTTAACCCTCTAATTTTATGAGATAAATCCTCAAGCGCATCAGCCATGGTTTTTGGAGCAATAATCCCAGCTAAAAAGGTCATAAGTACCACTAAGGCACTAATTACCGTTAC includes the following:
- a CDS encoding RluA family pseudouridine synthase, producing MQIFEYHPPIEPWLNIVHVDKDIIVIDKQSGLLSNPGRAAHTFDCALTRLQQAYPETLLVHRLDCATSGIMVFARSKKAESHLKTQFQDRQNKKVYIAEVAGHLAEPNGTILALLMADKENPPYQKVSPLGKSAISHYKVLEQRPDSSLVELTLETGRTHQLRVHMLHLGHPILGDDFYGDEAIVNARPRLCLHATELSIIHPYSGKTLSFTSPHPF
- a CDS encoding efflux RND transporter permease subunit, with the translated sequence MIDTLLKASLAKPWRVMFLTLLLGLFALWQATKLPVDAVPDITNVQVQINTVSDGFSPLETEQRITYAIETAMAGLPQLAYTRSLSRFGLSQVTVIFKEGTDIYWARQLVSERLQLARAELPVGIEPQMGPIVSGLGEIFSYSVTALPNAQKPDGSFYNAEDLRTLQDWVIKPQLLKVVGVTEINTIGGFVREYQVIPDPFKLLAMKLTFEQLAKVLERNNNNVGAGFIEQNGEQWLIRSVGQLGDIQDIENLVIASKDSALIRIKDVADVIIAKQLRTGAATQNGQEVVLGTVMMLLGENSRTVAIDVAKQLTAINSRLPTGVLAQVNYNRTTLVDKTIATVRTNLFEGALLVVIVLLLFLGNIRAAIITALVIPLSMLFALTGMAANNMSGNLMSLGAIDFGLIVDGSVIVVENCLRQLGIAQQQRGRLLDLGERLAIVFAATKAVMTPALFGVGIIMLVYVPIFALDGVEGKMFQPMAFTVIAALFGALVLAMTFVPAAIALFVKGPISEHENKLMVLLRSMYRPLLSTALRLPLVVMILALVVLISAFWQAKQMGSEFLPKLDEGDVAMHAMRIVGTSLSQSVAMQQLIEQEIITLPQVLRVFSKIGTPEVATDPMPPNVADTFIILKPRAQWPDPTLTREQLVNQIREKVTPLPGNNYEFTQPIEMRFNELIAGVRSDIAVRVYGDDLETLQQVGKQLTKVLESVAGTKDVAMEQAAGLPVISITPKAEHLALAGMDVATMQQVLQNAVGGQQVGVIFEGDKRFNLVVRLPENQRSNIEALGRIPIALAQEGHAELQFLPLAEVASLTEQIGPNQINRESGKRNVVITANVSGRDLGSVISDIQQKMAAVSLPPGYWLDYGGTFKQLQSATARLTLVVPLTLLLILLMLYSALNNWRDTLVVFSGVPFALCGGVFALLLRDMPISISAAVGFIALCGIAVLNGIVMVSFIRQLQYQGQSLDEAIMSGAMSRLRPVLMTALVASLGFIPMAFNIGTGAEIQRPLATVVIGGIVSSTLLTLLVLPAIYRLAERLRIK
- a CDS encoding efflux RND transporter periplasmic adaptor subunit, with the protein product MKSLWIKARLFFNSIMLFLMVLTFVVGNAEGSNIINFASKDSHQHETFDNQDSHQHETFDNQDSQHTDESLDDHDERIVMSDEIVQKAGIGIKHAAPETIKHTLQLFGEITAIPEQQFLVSAPYSGLVESLKVKVGDLVVKGQVLATIHNTASLNSYDVVAPASGEISHKYVRLGERITEQPLFEITDLSTVRLQMSAFSADLEQLALGQTVQVRDLHDHNATLTQISYLSARMNTQHIAQAQAVLPNNMGFWRPGAHVKADVTVSNRQVKVVVAKTALQQFENQLVVFVRQDNAFIVKPVQLGQADDTYVEIISGLVAGERYASDNSFVLKADLMKASANHAH
- a CDS encoding response regulator yields the protein MFNIIYAIRMRYRWALIAIAILVSCSGVLIQYLLSIQKTDSKIINIAGKQRMLSQKIALEANILINSLNNPANLIDIASQQQRLRDSLTTFVENHHFLTAKNNAGHYHYLNPQLISIYFKPPVLLDEKVALFSQEVETILARSNTSLAQTDMLDLVQLSLLLQQLNQAVALFERAAVDKVNLISRIEVVFWSITLLLLLIELKFIFQPMEKLVIESIEKVELQKSQLKQSYQLKERFIARASHEFRTPLQVVMAAIDESLAKDSNNSALQQAKKSTLKIISLVDDLTKLQTLQRGQWQLDPKVSNLKATLTTAIAPFKAQCEELHLAWHESIASELDVSVYCDHHALAQIAIELLTNAVKFTSTGAITFTAKWQVSNDSVLSVLISDTGDGFVDGFPYLIEADQKNYNTHFQGMQTGLERVQYMLAAMSATITLVANSLHGAQLQLAVPMTLVTRAVLPIVITSCLIVEDNPLNALVLSQSLQKLAIESQIVANGQAALDVLNHTSFDVIFMDLNMPILDGFETTTEIRNTLKLSTPIIVVTANTAQSEIHRAYQCGANYHIHKPFDLANLKAAISALS
- a CDS encoding GFA family protein, producing the protein MYQGSCLCGSITLTITGTISDIIHCHCSLCRKSTGSAFATNGFVQTNDLVITKGQDMLQSFELRPGKKRHFCRQCASPIFSDNAAEPTRVRLRLGILDSAITEKPISHNFVSSKANWDSLDCTLPHYDGHEPSRSVAK
- a CDS encoding methyl-accepting chemotaxis protein, whose translation is MDINKIRIKYTAAFCSIAIFFVVLLTMNYLLVAKTQTGLSLLGQTFNPAISAVLNADRDLYQAKEAELKALLKYGNANSAKYYQDYQENVQQAYDRMHSYKNFMAQYPQAQQKIAQFEGAFLQWKTESQKVFDALNNQDLALATSQSIGASSSSFKQLRSFYNEAGETADEISATTSLQITASVDKGLIWVTVISALVVLMTFLAGIIAPKTMADALEDLSHKIRGLNNGDGDLTKRINSKRKDEIGDLAHEFDQLIEGLASLIQSIVGQSNQVVQGIGEVTLGAQQIQKTSCGQLKSVETIVFAVNELSDAIAGVAQNAQQTSDELSQVNQLTSEGSEITRTAVTEIAGLSQTVNQAASVISKLSENSKDISSVLDVIRGIAEQTNLLALNAAIEAARAGEQGRGFAVVADEVRSLASKTQQSTQSIQTMIETLQQGVEEAVSSIAKGNEATQTSVELSKQTLNALDKISAASHRLATTASQTAEATDEQSKVAADISQNLSLLCDQTNENLQVAELNSKHAQSTSQLANTLTSSVARFKLS